Proteins encoded together in one Streptomyces umbrinus window:
- a CDS encoding isopenicillin N synthase family dioxygenase — MTNPNVATNPSDQPYQSSSPSPDEPYQPYRQLPIIDLSAAGRGPQARALLHAQLHSAAHDVGFFQLVGHGVGEGETAALLDAMRRFFALPEADRLAIDNVNSPHFRGYTRTGDERTGGSQDWRDQLDIGAERTARTPGPGEPAYWWLEGPNQWPAALPELRTAALAWIDRLSSVAARLLRELLTAIGAPAGFYEPVFGERAHPHLKLVRYPGSARDGAGQGVGAHKDYGFLTLLLQDQVGGLQVQREDGLFHDVPPIPGAFVVNLGELLEVATDGYLVATNHRVVSPAGATERFSVPFFYNPRLDARIEPLPFPYASAAPGVTSDPANPLFAEYGRNELKGKLRAHPLVAARHHAELLVPA, encoded by the coding sequence ATGACGAACCCGAACGTGGCGACGAACCCGTCGGATCAGCCGTATCAGTCCTCTTCGCCTTCGCCGGACGAGCCGTATCAGCCGTATCGGCAGCTTCCGATCATTGATCTTTCCGCGGCCGGTCGCGGGCCTCAGGCGCGTGCGCTGCTGCACGCTCAGTTGCACAGTGCCGCTCACGACGTGGGGTTCTTCCAGCTCGTGGGGCACGGGGTGGGGGAAGGCGAGACCGCTGCCCTGCTCGACGCGATGCGTCGGTTCTTCGCGCTTCCGGAGGCGGACCGGCTCGCGATCGACAACGTCAACTCGCCGCATTTCCGCGGCTATACGCGGACCGGTGACGAGCGCACCGGCGGCAGCCAGGACTGGCGCGACCAGCTCGACATAGGTGCGGAACGGACCGCCCGGACACCCGGTCCCGGTGAGCCCGCGTACTGGTGGCTGGAGGGGCCCAACCAGTGGCCGGCCGCGCTGCCGGAGCTGCGTACCGCCGCCCTGGCGTGGATCGACCGGCTCAGCTCCGTCGCGGCGCGGCTGCTGCGCGAGCTGCTCACCGCCATCGGCGCGCCCGCCGGTTTCTACGAGCCGGTGTTCGGCGAGCGTGCCCATCCGCATCTGAAGCTGGTCCGGTATCCGGGCAGTGCGAGGGACGGTGCCGGTCAGGGGGTCGGGGCGCACAAGGACTACGGGTTCCTGACGCTGCTGCTGCAGGACCAGGTGGGCGGGTTGCAGGTGCAGCGGGAGGACGGGCTGTTCCATGACGTGCCGCCGATCCCGGGGGCGTTCGTGGTGAATCTGGGTGAGCTGCTGGAGGTGGCCACCGACGGGTATCTCGTCGCCACCAATCACCGGGTGGTGAGTCCGGCCGGTGCGACCGAGCGGTTCTCCGTTCCCTTCTTCTACAACCCGCGGCTCGACGCCCGGATCGAGCCGCTGCCCTTCCCGTACGCCTCCGCCGCGCCCGGGGTGACGAGCGACCCGGCGAACCCGCTCTTCGCGGAGTACGGGCGGAACGAGCTGAAGGGCAAGCTGCGGGCGCATCCACTGGTCGCGGCCCGTCATCACGCGGAGTTGCTGGTCCCAGCGTGA